The Chiloscyllium punctatum isolate Juve2018m chromosome 30, sChiPun1.3, whole genome shotgun sequence genome includes a region encoding these proteins:
- the LOC140455421 gene encoding interferon-induced very large GTPase 1-like: MNTEVEQMITESNSQFTTKPVLGESEHSTGSHNSVEGNKTTTEQEQNSVQRDNSVSENNYCDISHGKSNTGNNIPKLLMELAYQSKKLLLSDILSVNTETLQNQSPDSPQEIPGYFLRNLMMVHSRARNFNYEPTKTQNQSESENLDFLSQDEHSEGLYHPLDIIVSVFLCADPFVQQELMVKMSLCQFALPLLLPAGNKGCTLLLWALRSIVKKWCPLSLRDSAGFKETNMVTAVIPIFSFIRLGSCSISKSMILNEVLSPSQQHHNFFIHHNMEGGDIPRRISDGLVELCWYLPSGSEELDLFPEPMTILNLRGDGKEFHKQVQFLTTISSAVFIWIDNVDSGSSKTLKSLAQSPASTYIVLTGSSVSSETKGYLKEFITSSVFKKEQIFFQGKRNNAEFTKTLCSTLKKALEITHQNNIRDPSHLESLAVTAREMGIAIDEDDQLCLQGKEKSGNIYNLINGETISQYKSKNMSFQGFTWQQVSKIEKEQCRLKQGKESSPQKYWNDLEEEKRKLLKQQREKGISADMKGFIIALTDRDERTYFLQWMKFRLDSRSRDTLSVLREQYKALYEKSQGQSTEQKDPTINKQLQELDRQITASSLGLEQFMREIGLIYETLIKQENRNEEERDTVQILPHFAADLMLDGFPLELIDGDVSNIPLQWVTDVLKAVEARIGRETHVFVLTVLGVQSTGKSTLLNTMFGLQFAVSSGRCTRGAFMQLIKITGYLQMELGCGYIMVIDTEGLKAPELSDIDGSYEHDNELATLVIGLSDVTLINMAMENSTEMKDVLQIVVHAFIRMREVGKRPVCYFVHQNVSDVAAHDQNIRGCKHLLEQLDVMTQAAAKMEKRDGQFSKFSDVLEYDPMENNWNIPGLWHGNPPMAAVNTSYSHKVFELKKRLFQNLKEKRSKGRLSTISEFIEWTKSLWNAVKYENFIFSFRNSLVAEAYKELSVTYTDLEWELRKEIHSFLQKAQNRIFNTKQDPEREAQSLKSEQIALLNDQKENALRKLEEYYSNDNNSNLVEKYREDFVGSINSLIIERGMYMDRKCNEAVQRKRALQKVNEIKEQYQSQIEEQVNNLLQQCRQENREMDETQLESAFEKMWQETISMFNYSPPPKANIMKDMEQSLQQNMPANTKLLNEQLSKKTLCQLSDVKLQVNDSHIQKCGWKYVTKMKDLILGNKDKQRAQELCAQWVRECKQFVNQTVNQEQDYDSNHCRELLRVIDGKIQTHQDQRFTFTQQFSVDFKLHICGFAIKKYEEVQENFLKKHNPVEQLQKEKAAYCQSFKDTYQEKDQTKRRAELFCENCLIPAIIQAVENKLGSNIAHHMRYNCKGGKFMYRKNFQVALMLHLKERDTFEEYYRYIKHTMSFEKDWLKEQVVLYCTATDDEHVPLLCSQALNILSGVITWVRGTLKDITPPNNEQSVTGIIQTFRAKLGDEIQIPQETLGSVTFQSEKINAQNFKQEIESFISTNDLNERVKDWGKDIAGKISALPTDPSSELYAMLCGCGEQCPFCGVLCDCTSREHSQHSTEYHRSEGLNGYRYITTEILASENCTTSVAGDSSFQNKDTDGNFFPYKNYRDLNDQYSRWNILPDTSIETSAFWKWVFYKYNTEFADKYSAKPADSISSWNISWEQVEKDIEDKYKLTVSELK, translated from the coding sequence ATGAATACTGAGGTAGAACAGATGATAACTGAATCTAACTCACAGTTCACAACAAAGCCTGTTCTGGGAGAATCCGAACACAGCACAGGATCACATAACTCAGTGGAAGGAAACAAAACCACAACTGAACAAGAACAGAATTCAGTCCAAAGAGATAATTCAGTTTCTGAAAACAATTATTGTGATATTAGTCATGGAAAATCTAATACAGGAAACAATATTCCCAAACTCCTCATGGAATTAGCATATCAAAGTAAGAAGCTGCTCCTGAGTGACATTCTCAGCGTAAATACAGAAACACTTCAAAATCAATCACCTGATTCACCTCAggaaataccaggatattttctCCGGAATTTAATGATGGTCCATTCCAGGGCAAGAAATTTTAATTATGAACCAACTAAGACACAAAATCAGTCAGAATCAGAAAACTTGGATTTTCTGTCTCAGGATGAACACAGTGAAGGTCTATACCATCCCCTGGATATCATTGTGTCTGTTTTCCTGTGTGCTGACCCGTTCGTGCAGCAGGAGCTGATGGTAAAGATGTCTCTGTGCCAGTTTGCATTGCCACTGTTACTGCCTGCTGGCAACAAGGGCTGCACCCTCCTACTGTGGGCCCTGCGCTCCATTGTGAAGAAGTGGTGCCCACTCTCACTCCGAGATAGTGCAGGCTTTAAGGAAACAAACATGGTGACTGCCGTCATTCCCATCTTTTCCTTCATTCGACTCGgttcctgctccatctccaaatCAATGATTCTAAATGAAGTCCTCAGCCCCTCCCAGCAACATCACAATTTCTTCATCCATCACAATATGGAGGGCGGTGATATCCCTCGCAGGATTTCTGATGGTCTTGTCGAGTTGTGCTGGTACCTGCCCAGTGGGAGTGAGGAATTGGATCTTTTTCCAGAGCCAATGACCATATTAAACCTTCGAGGTGACGGTAAAGAGTTCCACAAACAGGTTCAGTTTCTGACAACCATCTCTTCAGCTGTTTTTATTTGGATTGATAATGTTGACAGTGGCTCAAGCAAGACCCTGAAGTCCCTCGCCCAGTCTCCAGCGAGTACGTACATAGTGCTCACTGggagcagtgtgagcagtgagactAAAGGGTATTTAAAGGAATTCATTACATCTTCAGTGTTTAAAAAGGAACAAATATTCTTTCAAGGAAAAAGAAACAATGCAGAGTTTACTAAGACACTGTGCTCCACATTGAAAAAGGCCTTGGAAATAACCCATCAAAATAATATTCGGGACCCCAGCCATTTGGAGTCATTGGCAGTAACTGCAAGGGAGATGGGGATTGCAATAGATGAGGATGACCAGCTGTGTTTACAGGGTAAAGAAAAATCTGGTAACATTTATAACCTTATTAATGGAGAGACCATTAGCCAATACAAATCAAAAAACATGTCTTTTCAGGGTTTCACTTGGCAACAAGTTTCCAAAATAGAAAAAGAACAATGTCGCCTAAAACAGGGAAAGGAGAGTTCACCACAAAAATATTGGAATGACCTTGAGGAAGAGAAGAGGAAACTCCTAAAGCAGCAGCGAGAGAAAGGTATATCGGCTGATATGAAAGGTTTTATCATAGCCCTGACAGACAGGGATGAGAGGACATATTTCCTGCAGTGGATGAAATTCCGGTTGGATTCCAGATCGAGAGACACTCTCTCTGTTTTACGTGAACAGTATAAAGCTTTGTATGAGAAATCTCAGGGACAGTCAACAGAGCAGAAAGACCCTACAATCAACAAACAGTTACAGGAATTAGACCGACAGATAACTGCCAGCTCCCTTGGACTTGAACAATTCATGCGAGAAATCGGACTGATCTATGAAACACTGATAAAGCAAGAGAACCGtaatgaggaagagagagacacagtgcaAATATTACCCCACTTTGCTGCTGACCTGATGTTGGACGGATTCCCTCTGGAGCTCATTGATGGAGATGTTTCCAACATCCCTTTACAGTGGGTCACTGATGTACTGAAGGCAGTTGAAGCCAGGATTGGCAGAGAGACCCATGTGTTTGTGCTGACGGTGCTGGGTGTGCAGAGCACAGGCAAGTCCACACTTCTCAACACCATGTTTGGTTTGCAGTTTGCTGTGAGCAGTGGGCGCTGTACCCGTGGGGCCTTCATGCAGCTCATTAAGATTACAGGATATCTACAGATGGAGCTGGGCTGTGGGTATATCATGGTGATcgacactgaggggctgaaagcACCAgaactgtcagacattgacggcAGCTATGAACATGACAATGAGCTCGCCACCCTGGTGATCGGGTTAAGTGATGTCACCTTGATAAATATGGCCATGGAGAACTCCACCGAGATGAAGGACGTGCTGCAGATAGTGGTCCATGCATTTATACGAATGAGAGAAGTGGGGAAAAGGCCAGTTTGTTACTTTGTTCACCAGAACGTGAGTGACGTGGCTGCTCATGATCAGAATATCAGAGGCTGCAAACATCTGCTGGAACAGCTGGATGTGATgacacaggcagcagctaaaatgGAAAAACGAGATGGACAGTTCAGCAAATTCTCCGATGTGTTAGAGTATGATCCGATGGAGAATAACTGGAATATCCCAGGCCTGTGGCACGGGAATCCACCCATGGCAGCTGTTAATACCAGCTACAGCCACAAGGTGTTTGAGCTGAAGAAAAGGCTTTTTCAGAATCTGAAAGAGAAGAGAAGTAAAGGGAGACTGTCGACCATCTCTGAGTTTATCGAATGGACTAAATCCCTGTGGAACGCAGTGAAATATGAGAATTTCATCTTCAGTTTCCGGAACAGTCTGGTAGCCGAAGCTTATAAAGAACTCTCTGTCACATACACCGACCTGGAGTgggaactgaggaaagagatACACTCCTTCCTACAAAAGGCACAGAACAGAATCTTTAATACAAAGCAGGATCCAGAAAGGGAAGCTCAAAGTTTGAAAAGTGAACAGATTGCATTGCTCAATGATCAGAAAGAAAATGCTCTCCGAAAATTAGAGGAATATTATTCCAACGACAATAACTCAAACCTTGTCGAAAAATACAGGGAGGATTTTGTCGGAAGCATCAATTCTCTGATCATTGAACGTGGGATGTACATGGACAGAAAGTGTAATGAAGCAGTGCAAAGAAAGAGAGCTTTGCAGAAGGTGAATGAGATTAAGGaacaatatcagagtcagattGAAGAACAGGTCAATAATCTCCTACAGCAGTGCAGACAGGAAAACAGGGAAATGGATGAAACACAACTGGAGAGCGCGTTTGAGAAAATGTGGCAAGAGACAATTTCAATGTTTAACTATTCACCACCACCAAAAGCCAATATAATGAAGGACATGGAACAAAGTCTACAGCAGAACATGCCTGCGAATACCAAACTCCTCAACGAGCAACTTAGCAAGAAAACCCTGTGTCAACTGAGTGATGTAAAACTCCAAGTAAATGACAGCCATATTCAGAAATGTGGTTGGAAATATGTTACTAAAATGAAGGATCTTATTCTTGGTaataaagataaacaaagagcCCAGGAGCTGTGTGCTCAGTGGGTGAGGGAGTGTAAACAGTTTGTGAATCAGACAGTGAACCAGGAACAGGATTATGATTCTAATCATTGCAGAGAACTCCTGAGAGTCATTGATGGGAAAATCCAGACACACCAGGATCAGAGATTCACTTTTACTCAACAATTCAGTGTGGATTTTAAACTTCATATCTGTGGATTTGCCATTAAAAAATATGAAGAAGTGCAGGAAAACTTCCTGAAGAAACACAATCCTGTGGAGCAGTTACAAAAGGAGAAAGCAGCTTACTGCCAAAGCTTTAAGGATACCTACCAGGAGAAAGATCAAACTAAACGGAGAGCAGAACTGTTCTGTGAAAATTGCCTGATTCCAGCCATAATCCAAGCTGTGGAGAACAAACTGGGATCGAATATTGCTCATCACATGAGGTACAACTGCAAGGGAGGGAAATTCATGTACCGGAAAAACTTCCAAGTGGCTCTGATGCTTCACTTGAAGGAGAGAGATACTTTTGAAGAATATTACCGATATATAAAACACACCATGTCATTCGAAAAAGATTGGCTGAAAGAACAAGTTGTCCTTTACTGTACAGCCACAGATGATGAACATGTTCCTCTGCTGTGCTCTCAAGCACTCAATATTCTGTCTGGGGTTATCACCTGGGTAAGGGGAACTCTGAAAGATATAACACCTCCAAATAATGAGCAATCAGTTACTGGGATCATtcagacatttcgggcaaaactGGGGGATGAGATACAGATTCCACAAGAGACACTGGGGTCTGTTACTTTTCAGTCTGAAAAGATTAACGCTCAGAACTTCAAACAAGAAATTGAAAGCTTTATCAGTACAAATGATCTGAACGAAAGGGTTAAAGATTGGgggaaggatattgctgggaaaatCTCTGCACTCCCCACAGATCCATCCAGTGAATTGTATGCAATGTTATGTGGCTGTGGGGAGCAGTGTCCCTTCTGTGGGGTCCTGTGTGATTGTACAAGCAGGGAGCACTCACAGCACAGCACTGAATATCACCGgagcgaagggctgaatggataCCGTTACATCACTACTGAGATATTGGCGTCAGAGAATTGTACAACAAGTGTTGCAGGTGATAGCAGCTTTCAAAATAAAGACACGGATGGAAATTTCTTTCCTTACAAAAACTACAGGGATCTCAATGATCAGTATAGTCGCTGGAATATTCTGCCTGATACCAGCATTGAAACATCAGCCTTTTGGAAATGGGTTTTCTACAAATACAACACTGAATTTGCTGATAAATACTCAGCAAAACCAGCAGACAGCATTTCTAGTTGGAATATATCTTGGGAACAAGTTGAAAAAGACATTGAAGATAAATACAAATTAACAGTTAGTGAGTTAAAATAG